The genomic segment AAGAATAGTGTTTTGCCCCTTTTGTGGGATAAAACAGGAGAGAGAGCTCGTCTGCAAGAAAGAGTATATACAGAGGCTTGTTAATCTTGAACACGGTCTGCCCTTTGTTGAAGCAGCCCTTAAACGCCTTGATAGGGCGGTGCTAGAGGCAGGTCAGCAGGGTGTGACTCAACTCACCTTGATTCATGGCTATGGCTCAAGCGGTAAGGGTGGTGTCATTCGAGAGGAGTCTCGAAAGATGCTCGACTTTATGTGGATGAACGGTGAGTTGAAAAAAATTGTTTTTGGTGAAGATTTTACCAAGAGTAGCGGTGAAGTACGTGATCTTATTCGTCGTTACCCCATACTTGGGCAGGATCGTAATTTAAACAAGGCCAATCGGGGAATTACCCTTGTCTTTTTCTAAAGCGGATTTATTATTTTTCGATCGTGTTTGATAACGCAGGCTAACTTGATAACTAAAGGATAGATAATGAAGAAGAAGATTGTTGCAGCAACACTCGGAGTTTGTCTTGTCATGCCTCTTTGGGCCCAGTCAGCAGAGAGCAATAATACCAAGCTGAAGACCTTTGAGGATAAGCTGAGCTATAGTATTGGCACTGACATTGGCAAGTCTTTGGGAGAGCTTAAGGAGCAAATTCGTTTTGACTCCTTGATCCTGGGACTCACCGATACCTATGAGGGAAAGAAAGGTCTTCTTAGTGCTGAAGAGATGAAGCAGGTTCAGCAGCAGTTTGTGGCTAAGATGCAGGCAGATCAGGCTAAGAAAATGGTTGAAATGCAGAAGAAAAATAAAGCCGCGGGTGATGCCTTTCTTGCTGCCAATGCAAAGAAAAAAGGTGTTGTGACCACCAAGTCTGGTCTTCAGTATAATTTTGTGAAAAAGGGTAAGGGCGTAAAACCTGCCCTTACGGATATTGTCAGCGTCAACTATACGGGTACCCTTATTAATGGAACAGAGTTTGACAGTTCTATAAAGAGGGGTAAACCGGTTACATTTCCAGTGGCTCAGGTGATTTCTGGTTGGAGTGAGGCTCTTCAGCTTATGCCCGTTGGTTCATCGGTGCATTTGGTGATTCCAGCAGCCCTTGCCTATGGTGATAATGGTGCGCCTCCGGTGATCGAGCCTGGTTCTGTCCTTGTCTTTGATGTGGATCTTATCTCCATCGGCGAGGAAAAAAAGGCAACTCCGGCTACAGCTAAGAAATAGATTCTTGTTTGAGCAGTTTTTGCAAAGGCCCTTCTCCCCTTGGGAGAAGGGCCTTTTCTGTTTTTACTGGTCAAAACGACGGAGCAAATAGAGTCCCAGAGTGATAAATATGGCATGGATGAGGAATGCGGCCAGCCAGGGAGAAAATTTTCCGGCAATGGCTAGGGACTGCAGGGCTCCCCATACGGCCCAGGCGCTGAAGGCCATGGTACAACTTGCCGGAATGGCAATGGAGAGGTCTTTGCCCCATTTCTGGTAGGAGAGGAGGAGGATGGGTAGGCCGAGGAGGAGGAGGGGGAGACCCAGTAAGATATAGGAGATCCTGCCCAGGAAGAGTCCCCATGCCTCCTCGGCTTCAAAGGCTATTTGGTTGTTGAGGGCCCCTTTGAGGAGGGCGGAGAGTGATCGCTCTGATTCCGCATGCTGTGGCGTCCTGAAGGCCTCTGGCGTTTCGGGGAAATGGAATTTGCGGCTGGTAAAGGTCGTTGTCGTATAGCTGCCTCTACTCTCTTGCTGCTGAAGGACGCCCCCTTTCAGGAGCCAGCTGTTTTGCTTGGCATCCCACGATGCACTCGTAGCGGAAATCATCTCCTTAAGACCATACTCCTTGTCCCAGCTGGAGTAAGAGAAGTTGGCAAAGAGATATTCCTTATTGTTTTTCCAGGCAAAGGAGTAAAATCCCTCCTGACCATGGTAGTAGTAGCGGTTGTTACGGACAATACCTACGGGGGTCTTACCCTGAACACCCTCA from the Desulfotalea psychrophila LSv54 genome contains:
- a CDS encoding Smr/MutS family protein — encoded protein: MCDVCGNEIGARIVFCPFCGIKQERELVCKKEYIQRLVNLEHGLPFVEAALKRLDRAVLEAGQQGVTQLTLIHGYGSSGKGGVIREESRKMLDFMWMNGELKKIVFGEDFTKSSGEVRDLIRRYPILGQDRNLNKANRGITLVFF
- a CDS encoding FKBP-type peptidyl-prolyl cis-trans isomerase, whose amino-acid sequence is MKKKIVAATLGVCLVMPLWAQSAESNNTKLKTFEDKLSYSIGTDIGKSLGELKEQIRFDSLILGLTDTYEGKKGLLSAEEMKQVQQQFVAKMQADQAKKMVEMQKKNKAAGDAFLAANAKKKGVVTTKSGLQYNFVKKGKGVKPALTDIVSVNYTGTLINGTEFDSSIKRGKPVTFPVAQVISGWSEALQLMPVGSSVHLVIPAALAYGDNGAPPVIEPGSVLVFDVDLISIGEEKKATPATAKK
- a CDS encoding LptF/LptG family permease — protein: MHLLNRYLLGQFFKFFLTVAAGFIALYLLIDFFEKFDNFTEAGKPLSVVIKYFLFSIPAIVDQLGPILILLSGVISLGVLNSSNELTALKAGGLPLRAIIRPIIIGGGAVTLLFMASAQWILPSTVAVTNDIWIEGVQGKTPVGIVRNNRYYYHGQEGFYSFAWKNNKEYLFANFSYSSWDKEYGLKEMISATSASWDAKQNSWLLKGGVLQQQESRGSYTTTTFTSRKFHFPETPEAFRTPQHAESERSLSALLKGALNNQIAFEAEEAWGLFLGRISYILLGLPLLLLGLPILLLSYQKWGKDLSIAIPASCTMAFSAWAVWGALQSLAIAGKFSPWLAAFLIHAIFITLGLYLLRRFDQ